The Chryseobacterium sp. G0186 genome includes the window AGAGTTGGATCTGCAAGATGAAGCAGGCCTGATAAAAAATTGATATTCATATTATTCATCTTTTGGAGCGGCCATTTTTAAGATTTTGGTAAAAATTGTAGATCCCAGACTTCCGTGTCCGTGAGGCTCTACATTGGATTTAAGCAGATTCAACAGCTTTACAGTTTGCTTTTCAGGTTTGAAACCACTTGCCTCCAGCCATCTGAACATGGGCATTTCAAAAGGAAGCAATACCTTATCTTCTTGAATAAAAAGCGGAATATGCTTGTTTCCGATTTCATAGCATACGGTTCCCATTTCCAATAATGAACCGGGAGCCATTACAATCGCTTCTGTTTCCAGAACATTAATTGCTATTACTTTTTCTGCATCCTCAAAAAGAATATCTCCCTCACGCAGACGTTGTCCTTCTCTTAGAAACTTGATGGCAACATCAATTCCGGATCTGGTTTTTTTACGTTGAATTCTTTTGGTGGTTTCAAACCATTCCAGATCAAGATAATCTATGGTTTTTTCCGTCGGATTTTCGGTTAGATTGCCTATGGTTTGATTAATTATCATCTTTTTTCGATTTTTTTCTGAAGTCAATATTTTTAGAAATGCCAACCCCAAATGTTGAACCACTGATTCCTGCTACATAGCTTTTCGTCCAACCTTCTTCTTTTGTTTTGGTCTGAAGCATGGAAAGTTCAGCAAACTTAAACTTCAGTGCCCAGCCTCCACCAAGCAATATCCCGATCAAAGGATAGGCACGAAGACGGAATCCATTGAAGTTATGCATCGTATCAGCTGTTCCCGATACCTGTTGTCCCCAAACGTAATGGGCATCCACCTGTCCGATCAGTACAAAGTATTTCCCCAACATGAGTGACGGGCTATACCAAATTCCTGCTTCATTTTGTTTATAGACTACCTTGTGATCAACAGAATTTTGAGAGTATGCATAATTAACTCCTACAAGATCATTATTGTTGATGAAGTATCCCACTCCAAGCGGTGCACTGGAAACAGTACTGCTGCTGCTTGACGGAGTGGTGACTTTCGAGTAATCCAATGACCCATAGACCATAAACTGTCCTTTTGGTCCGTCTTCATCACTTTTAAGCCTGTGTCCTCCCAAAAACTGGGCATTCATATTCACTGAGAATACAGTCATGCCAGCCAGAGCAAGGGAAACAACTGCTTTATTTAAATATTTCATTCTAAACTTAGTTCTACCATTATTTTACATTCTTCCGGATAAATCTTTCAATTTTTAAATAACCTAACAGGCTTTTGAAACCTGTTAGGTATTAATAACAAGATTGATCCTAGAACAAATAATACAGTTGTGTTAAAGGAAGTTTTTCTGCCGGTTCGCACGTGATATATTCACCGTCTACCGTTACTTTATAGTTTTCAGGATTTACCTCTATCAGAGGCGTCTTATCGTTATGAATAAGATCTGCCTTAGAAATATTTCTACAGTTCTTCACAGGAAGAATCATTTTTTCTAGTTTATAGGAAGCAATAGTTCCGTTATCAATGGAGATTTGAGAAACAAAGTTTGCACAAATACCAAACTTCGCTTTTCCGTGGGCACCGAACATGTTTCTGTAAATAATAGGCTGTGGGGTTGGAATGGATGCATTAGGGTCACCCATTTTAGCAGCAATTACAAATCCTCCTTTTACAATCATTTCTGGCTTTACCCCAAATAATGCAGGTTTCCAGATGACTAAATCTGCTAGTTTTCCTTCTTCAAGAGATCCTACATATTCTGAAATACCGTGAGCAATAGCAGGGTTGATCGTATATTTTGCAACATATCTTTTTGCACGGTAGTTGTCATTACCACTGTCTTTATCTTCAGCCAGATCACCTCTCTGCTCTTTCATTTTGCTTGCCGTCTGCCAAGTTCTGGTGATCACTTCACCCGGTCTTCCCATAGCCTGAGAGTCAGAACTCATGATGCTGAAAACTCCCATATCGTGAAGAATATCTTCAGCAGCAATTGTTTCAGGACGGATACGAGAGTCTGCAAATGCTACGTCCTCAGGAA containing:
- the ureE gene encoding urease accessory protein UreE yields the protein MIINQTIGNLTENPTEKTIDYLDLEWFETTKRIQRKKTRSGIDVAIKFLREGQRLREGDILFEDAEKVIAINVLETEAIVMAPGSLLEMGTVCYEIGNKHIPLFIQEDKVLLPFEMPMFRWLEASGFKPEKQTVKLLNLLKSNVEPHGHGSLGSTIFTKILKMAAPKDE